The Wolbachia endosymbiont (group B) of Gerris lacustris genomic interval TTGATAAAACCTTATTCGTTTATGAATAATTCAGGTATTCCTATTGCAAAAATAAAAAATTTTTACAAATTATCCCTAGATAATATTGTTATCATACATGATGACGCTGACTTGAAATTTGGAAGAATAAAAGTAAAAAAGGGTGGTAGCTCTGCTGGACATAATGGACTTAAGTCTATAGATAGCTTTATTGGCAACGATTATTGGCGTTTGAGATTTGGAGTAGACAGGCCTGAAGATCAGAAGAGCTTAGCAGATTATGTGTTATCAAAGTTTGAAAATTTTGATAATGTTATCCCCTTAGTAGAAAAAATAGCAAAAAATATACACTTAATGCTACAAGGAGATAACACAGCTTTTATAAGCTCAGTTGGGAGTGTATAGCAAGCGAATACTGTCCAATACAAGTATCTGGATTGTATCTGTTCAGATGTATGGCTATATTGAAACTAGTGCTTCTTTTCTTGTCGTTCCAGCTTCTATAATGTCATCCGAGTAGCTGACACTGGGATCTAGGAATTCTGATCATGTATCAAAACGCTGTCATTCAAATAATTGACGCTGTATACTCCGTAAATTTAACTGGATGCCAGTGTCTGGGCACTGGCATGACACCCATTTCTTTCTATTCAAATAGCCTCTTTAGTATCATCTACTTTCATGACACCATTTGTTCCTATGTTTTTACCTATCTTATTTTGCTACTCTGCTGCTCTAGGTTAGAACACTGATTCTTCTAAAAGCTGTTCGCACCCCTCTTCTATTGCGATAGAATCATCGTGATTTTTAAATGAATCTCTGATTTTCGTTTCTATTTCATTTGCAACTTCTTTGTTTGCCTTGAGATAGCTTTTTACATTTTCCTTTCCTTGGCCAAGACGCGTATTGTTATATGAATAATAAGCACCTGC includes:
- the pth gene encoding aminoacyl-tRNA hydrolase; its protein translation is MHLIAGLGNPGSKYELTHHNIGFIVIDAICKYWNFQSFSKKADYLITSSMINNNKVILIKPYSFMNNSGIPIAKIKNFYKLSLDNIVIIHDDADLKFGRIKVKKGGSSAGHNGLKSIDSFIGNDYWRLRFGVDRPEDQKSLADYVLSKFENFDNVIPLVEKIAKNIHLMLQGDNTAFISSVGSV